Proteins co-encoded in one Daphnia carinata strain CSIRO-1 chromosome 3, CSIRO_AGI_Dcar_HiC_V3, whole genome shotgun sequence genomic window:
- the LOC130692784 gene encoding uncharacterized protein LOC130692784 isoform X1 gives MAAKVEETGEISCSEDKIKILFIFRGNDLHCQDELLLNDLGYGSVYRGVWKGKPVSIRQVPKSHCFPNWKENFDRHVKGTLNSDNVLKVLGFEEDSSLRYFALELFGGTLEQYCNRQYNGPMPFDAQVLYQIAKGVAYLHKRGLAHGRLNPKAILICQSHPVKMKVSDFGLCQFKDASSDCDAINMKESLPIAGNVQEDLTHPKYWINSRLPRKLKEPTESGDTFSIPAPTVHGDTFATGCLFFYFLERGLHPFGDTASILNNISRMNSINLKKLDKTHFAFDSIEKLIQDPPTDGTQLLSIALVKFKDVLPLRIDENKIYGQGAYGIVYAGRYDGKPVAVKRLSRDVYVSESTKREMKREVKGHSQMDHENVLKLLHIDEEKHSSFIYLVLELCAGTLTNFCEKKYQGPPLPQDELVLYQIANGLHYIHSSGLVHRDVKPDNILISMTSPPTIKLSDFGLCKKVSHQETFSQSALKGTRDWMAPEMLEIMNDSENEKNELPHGTIESDTFSAGCVFFYFLTRGSHPFGNSHSAPANILQNKPVEIVSYIQSLQKEKEGKLELYNVIKNMITKKDERIALSNVLAHLTSLLTAYRQFKEIERAIPGSTSYWQVCRFNPTKPVLACSLKYKVIFFTAPDAVIPFSNWKQSELKLQAQNGNDISALQWNPNGNQLAAGCRNGDVIVCNYPTGEIIFQMNQHSRMVSIIEWNPSRLDMLASIDNMGTKCLLWTSPSDSMTNQIRTIEGEGVITCAKWISENQIALGFRYGVIGIWEILSNPTSARCTTFIRDVDFHDSIEDLHWNENAKYLVSWSRYGEIKIWSTDREESIYGNDDFICTSFTWRPHRTVTGEIELSRSLNYACGTRDGNIFIWNPLKNEGKPQILSRQHATELVLVVFSSDGQFLTSADVNGKIIFWSTETWKPVFITQNRDAYVPKLSWSSTTSSADDSGYKFAFCTYVVGGSMVHVIEYAITDTNDVQQPSIQQP, from the exons ATGGCAGCAAAAGTAGAAGAAACGGGTGAAATTTCGTGTTCAGAagacaaaattaaaattctatTCATTTTTCGTGGAAATGATTTGCACTGCCAGGATGAACTTCTTTTGAACGACCTCGGCTATGGATCCGTTTATCGCGGCGTGTGGAAGGGCAAACCTGTGTCAATTAGACAGGTCCCGAAATCCCATTGTTTCCCCAATTGGAAGGAAAACTTCGACCGTCATGTTAAGGGAACCCTCAACTCTGATAATGTTCTCAAAGTTTTGGGTTTCGAGGAGGATAGCAGTTTGAG ATATTTTGCTCTCGAATTGTTTGGTGGTACATTGGAACAATATTGTAACCGCCAGTATAATGGACCGATGCCATTTGATGCCCAAGTCCTTTATCAGATTGCCAAAGGAGTTGCTTATTTGCATAAACGAGGACTCGCTCATGGTCGTCTTAACCCAAAAGCAATTCTTATATGTCAGTCTCATCCTGTCAAAATGAAGGTGTCAGATTTTGGACTGTGCCAGTTTAAAGACGCATCATCAGACT GTGACGCGATAAATATGAAAGAAAGTTTGCCTATTGCGGGTAATGTTCAAGAGGACCTCACTCATCCAAAGTATTGGATCAATTCGAGATTACcaagaaaattaaaagagCCAACAGAAAGCGGCGACACTTTTTCGATTCCCGCGCCTACAGTACATGGAGATACATTCGCAACTGGATGcctattcttttatttcttggaAAGAGGATTGCATCCGTTTGGTGACACAGCATCAATATTAAATAACATTTCAAGAATGAATTCCATCAATCTTAAAA AACTAGACAAAACCCATTTTGCTTTTGATTCAATTGAGAAATTGATCCAAGACCCTCCAACAGATGGAACTCAGCTTCTGTCGATTGCACTTGTTAAGTTCAAAGATGTTCTTCCCC TGAGGATTGACGAAAACAAGATATATGGCCAAGGTGCATACGGAATTGTGTACGCAGGCAGGTACGACGGGAAACCAGTTGCAGTTAAGAGACTATCGAGAGACGTTTATGTATCTGAAAGCACGAagagggaaatgaaaagagaagtGAAAGGACATAGCCAGATGGATCACGAAAATGTTCTGAAGCTTTTACACATcgatgaagaaaaacattccTCTTTCAT ATACCTCGTTCTGGAATTGTGCGCTGGAACACTAACGAATTTTTGCGAAAAGAAATACCAGGGACCGCCATTGCCACAAGACGAATTGGTCTTATACCAAATTGCGAATGGATTGCATTATATTCATTCCAGCGGCTTGGTTCACCGTGACGTAAAACCGGACAACATTCTCATTTCCATGACGTCACCTCCTACAATTAAGTTGTCCGATTTCGGACTGTGCAAAAAAGTTAGTCATCaagaaacattttctcaaaGTGCACTAAAAGGAACTAGGGACTGGATGGCGCCAGAAATGCTAGAAATTATGAACGATtctgaaaacgaaaagaacgaACTTCCTCACGGAACAATCGAAAGCGACACATTTTCAGCTGGATGcgtctttttctatttcctgaCGCGCGGATCACATCCGTTCGGAAATTCTCATTCGGCACCAGCAAATATCTTGCAAAACAAGCCAGTGGAAATTGTCAGCTACATACAAA gtttgcaaaaagaaaaagaaggaaagctAGAACTTTACAATGTAATTAAAAACATGATTActaaaaaagatgaaagaattGCATTGTCCAATGTTCTCGCACATCTAACGTCGCTATTAACAGCATACC GCCAATTCAAGGAGATCGAAAGGGCGATACCTGGATCAACTAGCTACTGGCAAGTTTGCCGTTTCAATCCAACAAAGCCGGTTCTCGCCTGTAGCCTTAAATATAAAGTGATTTTCTTCACTGCCCCGGACGCTGTAATTCCATTTTCCAACTGGAAGCAGTCTGAACTGAAATTGCAAGCTCAAAATGGGAATGATATTTCAGCATTACAATGGAAT CCAAACGGAAATCAATTGGCTGCTGGCTGCAGGAACGGTGATGTCATCGTCTGCAATTATCCAACTGGCGAAATTATCTTTCAAATGAATCAGCATTCACGTATGGTTTCAATAATAGAATGGAATCCATCGAGATTAGACATGTTGGCTTCTATCGATAAC ATGGGCACAAAATGTTTGCTATGGACGTCGCCAAGCGACTCGATGACAAATCAGATAAGGACCATCGAAGGTGAGGGTGTTATCACCTGTGCAAAATGGATTTCTGAAAATCAAATCGCTCTCGGATTTCGTTATGGCGTGATTGGGATTTGGGAAATTCTTTCTAACCCGACATCAGCTAGATGTACAACGTTTATTCGAGACGTCGACTTCCAT GATTCTATAGAGGATCTACATTGGAATGAAAATGCTAAATATTTGGTCTCTTGGTCACGCTACGGAGAAATTAAG aTTTGGTCAACAGACCGCGAAGAATCTATTTACGGAAATGACGATTTCATATGTACGAGTTTCACATGGCGCCCTCACAGGACAGTGACAGGCGAAATAGAATTGTCCCGAAGTTTAAATTATGCTTG CGGAACGAGAGATGGAAACATCTTCATTTGGAATCCGTTGAAAAACGAAGGAAAGCCTCAAATTCTATCTCGCCAACATGCCACAGAATTGGTTTTGGTCGTCTTTTCATCAGACGGGCAATTTCTGACATCAGCGGACGTGAATGGTAAAATAATCTTCTGGTCGACTGAA ACTTGGAAACCTGTTTTCATCACGCAAAATCGGGATGCGTATGTACCGAAGTTGTCGTGGTCGTCTACAACTTCATCCGCGGATGATAGTGGATATAAATTCGCCTTCTGCACTTACGTCGTTGGAGGCAGTATG GTTCATGTAATCGAATACGCCATTACGGACACTAATGACGTCCAGCAACCATCCATTCAACAACCTTAA
- the LOC130692784 gene encoding uncharacterized protein LOC130692784 isoform X2 gives MAAKVEETGEISCSEDKIKILFIFRGNDLHCQDELLLNDLGYGSVYRGVWKGKPVSIRQVPKSHCFPNWKENFDRHVKGTLNSDNVLKVLGFEEDSSLRYFALELFGGTLEQYCNRQYNGPMPFDAQVLYQIAKGVAYLHKRGLAHGRLNPKAILICQSHPVKMKVSDFGLCQFKDASSDCDAINMKESLPIAGNVQEDLTHPKYWINSRLPRKLKEPTESGDTFSIPAPTVHGDTFATGCLFFYFLERGLHPFGDTASILNNISRMNSINLKKLDKTHFAFDSIEKLIQDPPTDGTQLLSIALVKFKDVLPLRIDENKIYGQGAYGIVYAGRYDGKPVAVKRLSRDVYVSESTKREMKREVKGHSQMDHENVLKLLHIDEEKHSSFIYLVLELCAGTLTNFCEKKYQGPPLPQDELVLYQIANGLHYIHSSGLVHRDVKPDNILISMTSPPTIKLSDFGLCKKVSHQETFSQSALKGTRDWMAPEMLEIMNDSENEKNELPHGTIESDTFSAGCVFFYFLTRGSHPFGNSHSAPANILQNKPVEIVSYIQSLQKEKEGKLELYNVIKNMITKKDERIALSNVLAHLTSLLTAYRQFKEIERAIPGSTSYWQVCRFNPTKPVLACSLKYKVIFFTAPDAVIPFSNWKQSELKLQAQNGNDISALQWNPNGNQLAAGCRNGDVIVCNYPTGEIIFQMNQHSRMVSIIEWNPSRLDMLASIDNMGTKCLLWTSPSDSMTNQIRTIEGEGVITCAKWISENQIALGFRYGVIGIWEILSNPTSARCTTFIRDVDFHDSIEDLHWNENAKYLVSWSRYGEIKIWSTDREESIYGNDDFICTSFTWRPHRTVTGEIELSRSLNYACGTRDGNIFIWNPLKNEGKPQILSRQHATELVLVVFSSDGQFLTSADVNDLETCFHHAKSGCVCTEVVVVVYNFIRG, from the exons ATGGCAGCAAAAGTAGAAGAAACGGGTGAAATTTCGTGTTCAGAagacaaaattaaaattctatTCATTTTTCGTGGAAATGATTTGCACTGCCAGGATGAACTTCTTTTGAACGACCTCGGCTATGGATCCGTTTATCGCGGCGTGTGGAAGGGCAAACCTGTGTCAATTAGACAGGTCCCGAAATCCCATTGTTTCCCCAATTGGAAGGAAAACTTCGACCGTCATGTTAAGGGAACCCTCAACTCTGATAATGTTCTCAAAGTTTTGGGTTTCGAGGAGGATAGCAGTTTGAG ATATTTTGCTCTCGAATTGTTTGGTGGTACATTGGAACAATATTGTAACCGCCAGTATAATGGACCGATGCCATTTGATGCCCAAGTCCTTTATCAGATTGCCAAAGGAGTTGCTTATTTGCATAAACGAGGACTCGCTCATGGTCGTCTTAACCCAAAAGCAATTCTTATATGTCAGTCTCATCCTGTCAAAATGAAGGTGTCAGATTTTGGACTGTGCCAGTTTAAAGACGCATCATCAGACT GTGACGCGATAAATATGAAAGAAAGTTTGCCTATTGCGGGTAATGTTCAAGAGGACCTCACTCATCCAAAGTATTGGATCAATTCGAGATTACcaagaaaattaaaagagCCAACAGAAAGCGGCGACACTTTTTCGATTCCCGCGCCTACAGTACATGGAGATACATTCGCAACTGGATGcctattcttttatttcttggaAAGAGGATTGCATCCGTTTGGTGACACAGCATCAATATTAAATAACATTTCAAGAATGAATTCCATCAATCTTAAAA AACTAGACAAAACCCATTTTGCTTTTGATTCAATTGAGAAATTGATCCAAGACCCTCCAACAGATGGAACTCAGCTTCTGTCGATTGCACTTGTTAAGTTCAAAGATGTTCTTCCCC TGAGGATTGACGAAAACAAGATATATGGCCAAGGTGCATACGGAATTGTGTACGCAGGCAGGTACGACGGGAAACCAGTTGCAGTTAAGAGACTATCGAGAGACGTTTATGTATCTGAAAGCACGAagagggaaatgaaaagagaagtGAAAGGACATAGCCAGATGGATCACGAAAATGTTCTGAAGCTTTTACACATcgatgaagaaaaacattccTCTTTCAT ATACCTCGTTCTGGAATTGTGCGCTGGAACACTAACGAATTTTTGCGAAAAGAAATACCAGGGACCGCCATTGCCACAAGACGAATTGGTCTTATACCAAATTGCGAATGGATTGCATTATATTCATTCCAGCGGCTTGGTTCACCGTGACGTAAAACCGGACAACATTCTCATTTCCATGACGTCACCTCCTACAATTAAGTTGTCCGATTTCGGACTGTGCAAAAAAGTTAGTCATCaagaaacattttctcaaaGTGCACTAAAAGGAACTAGGGACTGGATGGCGCCAGAAATGCTAGAAATTATGAACGATtctgaaaacgaaaagaacgaACTTCCTCACGGAACAATCGAAAGCGACACATTTTCAGCTGGATGcgtctttttctatttcctgaCGCGCGGATCACATCCGTTCGGAAATTCTCATTCGGCACCAGCAAATATCTTGCAAAACAAGCCAGTGGAAATTGTCAGCTACATACAAA gtttgcaaaaagaaaaagaaggaaagctAGAACTTTACAATGTAATTAAAAACATGATTActaaaaaagatgaaagaattGCATTGTCCAATGTTCTCGCACATCTAACGTCGCTATTAACAGCATACC GCCAATTCAAGGAGATCGAAAGGGCGATACCTGGATCAACTAGCTACTGGCAAGTTTGCCGTTTCAATCCAACAAAGCCGGTTCTCGCCTGTAGCCTTAAATATAAAGTGATTTTCTTCACTGCCCCGGACGCTGTAATTCCATTTTCCAACTGGAAGCAGTCTGAACTGAAATTGCAAGCTCAAAATGGGAATGATATTTCAGCATTACAATGGAAT CCAAACGGAAATCAATTGGCTGCTGGCTGCAGGAACGGTGATGTCATCGTCTGCAATTATCCAACTGGCGAAATTATCTTTCAAATGAATCAGCATTCACGTATGGTTTCAATAATAGAATGGAATCCATCGAGATTAGACATGTTGGCTTCTATCGATAAC ATGGGCACAAAATGTTTGCTATGGACGTCGCCAAGCGACTCGATGACAAATCAGATAAGGACCATCGAAGGTGAGGGTGTTATCACCTGTGCAAAATGGATTTCTGAAAATCAAATCGCTCTCGGATTTCGTTATGGCGTGATTGGGATTTGGGAAATTCTTTCTAACCCGACATCAGCTAGATGTACAACGTTTATTCGAGACGTCGACTTCCAT GATTCTATAGAGGATCTACATTGGAATGAAAATGCTAAATATTTGGTCTCTTGGTCACGCTACGGAGAAATTAAG aTTTGGTCAACAGACCGCGAAGAATCTATTTACGGAAATGACGATTTCATATGTACGAGTTTCACATGGCGCCCTCACAGGACAGTGACAGGCGAAATAGAATTGTCCCGAAGTTTAAATTATGCTTG CGGAACGAGAGATGGAAACATCTTCATTTGGAATCCGTTGAAAAACGAAGGAAAGCCTCAAATTCTATCTCGCCAACATGCCACAGAATTGGTTTTGGTCGTCTTTTCATCAGACGGGCAATTTCTGACATCAGCGGACGTGAATG ACTTGGAAACCTGTTTTCATCACGCAAAATCGGGATGCGTATGTACCGAAGTTGTCGTGGTCGTCTACAACTTCATCCGCGGATGA
- the LOC130692784 gene encoding uncharacterized protein LOC130692784 isoform X3, translating into MAAKVEETGEISCSEDKIKILFIFRGNDLHCQDELLLNDLGYGSVYRGVWKGKPVSIRQVPKSHCFPNWKENFDRHVKGTLNSDNVLKVLGFEEDSSLRYFALELFGGTLEQYCNRQYNGPMPFDAQVLYQIAKGVAYLHKRGLAHGRLNPKAILICQSHPVKMKVSDFGLCQFKDASSDCDAINMKESLPIAGNVQEDLTHPKYWINSRLPRKLKEPTESGDTFSIPAPTVHGDTFATGCLFFYFLERGLHPFGDTASILNNISRMNSINLKKLDKTHFAFDSIEKLIQDPPTDGTQLLSIALVKFKDVLPLRIDENKIYGQGAYGIVYAGRYDGKPVAVKRLSRDVYVSESTKREMKREVKGHSQMDHENVLKLLHIDEEKHSSFIYLVLELCAGTLTNFCEKKYQGPPLPQDELVLYQIANGLHYIHSSGLVHRDVKPDNILISMTSPPTIKLSDFGLCKKVSHQETFSQSALKGTRDWMAPEMLEIMNDSENEKNELPHGTIESDTFSAGCVFFYFLTRGSHPFGNSHSAPANILQNKPVEIVSYIQSLQKEKEGKLELYNVIKNMITKKDERIALSNVLAHLTSLLTAYRQFKEIERAIPGSTSYWQVCRFNPTKPVLACSLKYKVIFFTAPDAVIPFSNWKQSELKLQAQNGNDISALQWNPNGNQLAAGCRNGDVIVCNYPTGEIIFQMNQHSRMVSIIEWNPSRLDMLASIDNMGTKCLLWTSPSDSMTNQIRTIEGEGVITCAKWISENQIALGFRYGVIGIWEILSNPTSARCTTFIRDVDFHDSIEDLHWNENAKYLVSWSRYGEIKRNERWKHLHLESVEKRRKASNSISPTCHRIGFGRLFIRRAISDISGREW; encoded by the exons ATGGCAGCAAAAGTAGAAGAAACGGGTGAAATTTCGTGTTCAGAagacaaaattaaaattctatTCATTTTTCGTGGAAATGATTTGCACTGCCAGGATGAACTTCTTTTGAACGACCTCGGCTATGGATCCGTTTATCGCGGCGTGTGGAAGGGCAAACCTGTGTCAATTAGACAGGTCCCGAAATCCCATTGTTTCCCCAATTGGAAGGAAAACTTCGACCGTCATGTTAAGGGAACCCTCAACTCTGATAATGTTCTCAAAGTTTTGGGTTTCGAGGAGGATAGCAGTTTGAG ATATTTTGCTCTCGAATTGTTTGGTGGTACATTGGAACAATATTGTAACCGCCAGTATAATGGACCGATGCCATTTGATGCCCAAGTCCTTTATCAGATTGCCAAAGGAGTTGCTTATTTGCATAAACGAGGACTCGCTCATGGTCGTCTTAACCCAAAAGCAATTCTTATATGTCAGTCTCATCCTGTCAAAATGAAGGTGTCAGATTTTGGACTGTGCCAGTTTAAAGACGCATCATCAGACT GTGACGCGATAAATATGAAAGAAAGTTTGCCTATTGCGGGTAATGTTCAAGAGGACCTCACTCATCCAAAGTATTGGATCAATTCGAGATTACcaagaaaattaaaagagCCAACAGAAAGCGGCGACACTTTTTCGATTCCCGCGCCTACAGTACATGGAGATACATTCGCAACTGGATGcctattcttttatttcttggaAAGAGGATTGCATCCGTTTGGTGACACAGCATCAATATTAAATAACATTTCAAGAATGAATTCCATCAATCTTAAAA AACTAGACAAAACCCATTTTGCTTTTGATTCAATTGAGAAATTGATCCAAGACCCTCCAACAGATGGAACTCAGCTTCTGTCGATTGCACTTGTTAAGTTCAAAGATGTTCTTCCCC TGAGGATTGACGAAAACAAGATATATGGCCAAGGTGCATACGGAATTGTGTACGCAGGCAGGTACGACGGGAAACCAGTTGCAGTTAAGAGACTATCGAGAGACGTTTATGTATCTGAAAGCACGAagagggaaatgaaaagagaagtGAAAGGACATAGCCAGATGGATCACGAAAATGTTCTGAAGCTTTTACACATcgatgaagaaaaacattccTCTTTCAT ATACCTCGTTCTGGAATTGTGCGCTGGAACACTAACGAATTTTTGCGAAAAGAAATACCAGGGACCGCCATTGCCACAAGACGAATTGGTCTTATACCAAATTGCGAATGGATTGCATTATATTCATTCCAGCGGCTTGGTTCACCGTGACGTAAAACCGGACAACATTCTCATTTCCATGACGTCACCTCCTACAATTAAGTTGTCCGATTTCGGACTGTGCAAAAAAGTTAGTCATCaagaaacattttctcaaaGTGCACTAAAAGGAACTAGGGACTGGATGGCGCCAGAAATGCTAGAAATTATGAACGATtctgaaaacgaaaagaacgaACTTCCTCACGGAACAATCGAAAGCGACACATTTTCAGCTGGATGcgtctttttctatttcctgaCGCGCGGATCACATCCGTTCGGAAATTCTCATTCGGCACCAGCAAATATCTTGCAAAACAAGCCAGTGGAAATTGTCAGCTACATACAAA gtttgcaaaaagaaaaagaaggaaagctAGAACTTTACAATGTAATTAAAAACATGATTActaaaaaagatgaaagaattGCATTGTCCAATGTTCTCGCACATCTAACGTCGCTATTAACAGCATACC GCCAATTCAAGGAGATCGAAAGGGCGATACCTGGATCAACTAGCTACTGGCAAGTTTGCCGTTTCAATCCAACAAAGCCGGTTCTCGCCTGTAGCCTTAAATATAAAGTGATTTTCTTCACTGCCCCGGACGCTGTAATTCCATTTTCCAACTGGAAGCAGTCTGAACTGAAATTGCAAGCTCAAAATGGGAATGATATTTCAGCATTACAATGGAAT CCAAACGGAAATCAATTGGCTGCTGGCTGCAGGAACGGTGATGTCATCGTCTGCAATTATCCAACTGGCGAAATTATCTTTCAAATGAATCAGCATTCACGTATGGTTTCAATAATAGAATGGAATCCATCGAGATTAGACATGTTGGCTTCTATCGATAAC ATGGGCACAAAATGTTTGCTATGGACGTCGCCAAGCGACTCGATGACAAATCAGATAAGGACCATCGAAGGTGAGGGTGTTATCACCTGTGCAAAATGGATTTCTGAAAATCAAATCGCTCTCGGATTTCGTTATGGCGTGATTGGGATTTGGGAAATTCTTTCTAACCCGACATCAGCTAGATGTACAACGTTTATTCGAGACGTCGACTTCCAT GATTCTATAGAGGATCTACATTGGAATGAAAATGCTAAATATTTGGTCTCTTGGTCACGCTACGGAGAAATTAAG CGGAACGAGAGATGGAAACATCTTCATTTGGAATCCGTTGAAAAACGAAGGAAAGCCTCAAATTCTATCTCGCCAACATGCCACAGAATTGGTTTTGGTCGTCTTTTCATCAGACGGGCAATTTCTGACATCAGCGGACGTGAATGGTAA
- the LOC130692784 gene encoding uncharacterized protein LOC130692784 isoform X5: MAAKVEETGEISCSEDKIKILFIFRGNDLHCQDELLLNDLGYGSVYRGVWKGKPVSIRQVPKSHCFPNWKENFDRHVKGTLNSDNVLKVLGFEEDSSLRYFALELFGGTLEQYCNRQYNGPMPFDAQVLYQIAKGVAYLHKRGLAHGRLNPKAILICQSHPVKMKVSDFGLCQFKDASSDCDAINMKESLPIAGNVQEDLTHPKYWINSRLPRKLKEPTESGDTFSIPAPTVHGDTFATGCLFFYFLERGLHPFGDTASILNNISRMNSINLKKLDKTHFAFDSIEKLIQDPPTDGTQLLSIALVKFKDVLPLRIDENKIYGQGAYGIVYAGRYDGKPVAVKRLSRDVYVSESTKREMKREVKGHSQMDHENVLKLLHIDEEKHSSFIYLVLELCAGTLTNFCEKKYQGPPLPQDELVLYQIANGLHYIHSSGLVHRDVKPDNILISMTSPPTIKLSDFGLCKKVSHQETFSQSALKGTRDWMAPEMLEIMNDSENEKNELPHGTIESDTFSAGCVFFYFLTRGSHPFGNSHSAPANILQNKPVEIVSYIQSLQKEKEGKLELYNVIKNMITKKDERIALSNVLAHLTSLLTAYRQFKEIERAIPGSTSYWQVCRFNPTKPVLACSLKYKVIFFTAPDAVIPFSNWKQSELKLQAQNGNDISALQWNPNGNQLAAGCRNGDVIVCNYPTGEIIFQMNQHSRMVSIIEWNPSRLDMLASIDNMGTKCLLWTSPSDSMTNQIRTIEGEGVITCAKWISENQIALGFRYGVIGIWEILSNPTSARCTTFIRDVDFHDSIEDLHWNENAKYLVSWSRYGEIKRNERWKHLHLESVEKRRKASNSISPTCHRIGFGRLFIRRAISDISGRE; encoded by the exons ATGGCAGCAAAAGTAGAAGAAACGGGTGAAATTTCGTGTTCAGAagacaaaattaaaattctatTCATTTTTCGTGGAAATGATTTGCACTGCCAGGATGAACTTCTTTTGAACGACCTCGGCTATGGATCCGTTTATCGCGGCGTGTGGAAGGGCAAACCTGTGTCAATTAGACAGGTCCCGAAATCCCATTGTTTCCCCAATTGGAAGGAAAACTTCGACCGTCATGTTAAGGGAACCCTCAACTCTGATAATGTTCTCAAAGTTTTGGGTTTCGAGGAGGATAGCAGTTTGAG ATATTTTGCTCTCGAATTGTTTGGTGGTACATTGGAACAATATTGTAACCGCCAGTATAATGGACCGATGCCATTTGATGCCCAAGTCCTTTATCAGATTGCCAAAGGAGTTGCTTATTTGCATAAACGAGGACTCGCTCATGGTCGTCTTAACCCAAAAGCAATTCTTATATGTCAGTCTCATCCTGTCAAAATGAAGGTGTCAGATTTTGGACTGTGCCAGTTTAAAGACGCATCATCAGACT GTGACGCGATAAATATGAAAGAAAGTTTGCCTATTGCGGGTAATGTTCAAGAGGACCTCACTCATCCAAAGTATTGGATCAATTCGAGATTACcaagaaaattaaaagagCCAACAGAAAGCGGCGACACTTTTTCGATTCCCGCGCCTACAGTACATGGAGATACATTCGCAACTGGATGcctattcttttatttcttggaAAGAGGATTGCATCCGTTTGGTGACACAGCATCAATATTAAATAACATTTCAAGAATGAATTCCATCAATCTTAAAA AACTAGACAAAACCCATTTTGCTTTTGATTCAATTGAGAAATTGATCCAAGACCCTCCAACAGATGGAACTCAGCTTCTGTCGATTGCACTTGTTAAGTTCAAAGATGTTCTTCCCC TGAGGATTGACGAAAACAAGATATATGGCCAAGGTGCATACGGAATTGTGTACGCAGGCAGGTACGACGGGAAACCAGTTGCAGTTAAGAGACTATCGAGAGACGTTTATGTATCTGAAAGCACGAagagggaaatgaaaagagaagtGAAAGGACATAGCCAGATGGATCACGAAAATGTTCTGAAGCTTTTACACATcgatgaagaaaaacattccTCTTTCAT ATACCTCGTTCTGGAATTGTGCGCTGGAACACTAACGAATTTTTGCGAAAAGAAATACCAGGGACCGCCATTGCCACAAGACGAATTGGTCTTATACCAAATTGCGAATGGATTGCATTATATTCATTCCAGCGGCTTGGTTCACCGTGACGTAAAACCGGACAACATTCTCATTTCCATGACGTCACCTCCTACAATTAAGTTGTCCGATTTCGGACTGTGCAAAAAAGTTAGTCATCaagaaacattttctcaaaGTGCACTAAAAGGAACTAGGGACTGGATGGCGCCAGAAATGCTAGAAATTATGAACGATtctgaaaacgaaaagaacgaACTTCCTCACGGAACAATCGAAAGCGACACATTTTCAGCTGGATGcgtctttttctatttcctgaCGCGCGGATCACATCCGTTCGGAAATTCTCATTCGGCACCAGCAAATATCTTGCAAAACAAGCCAGTGGAAATTGTCAGCTACATACAAA gtttgcaaaaagaaaaagaaggaaagctAGAACTTTACAATGTAATTAAAAACATGATTActaaaaaagatgaaagaattGCATTGTCCAATGTTCTCGCACATCTAACGTCGCTATTAACAGCATACC GCCAATTCAAGGAGATCGAAAGGGCGATACCTGGATCAACTAGCTACTGGCAAGTTTGCCGTTTCAATCCAACAAAGCCGGTTCTCGCCTGTAGCCTTAAATATAAAGTGATTTTCTTCACTGCCCCGGACGCTGTAATTCCATTTTCCAACTGGAAGCAGTCTGAACTGAAATTGCAAGCTCAAAATGGGAATGATATTTCAGCATTACAATGGAAT CCAAACGGAAATCAATTGGCTGCTGGCTGCAGGAACGGTGATGTCATCGTCTGCAATTATCCAACTGGCGAAATTATCTTTCAAATGAATCAGCATTCACGTATGGTTTCAATAATAGAATGGAATCCATCGAGATTAGACATGTTGGCTTCTATCGATAAC ATGGGCACAAAATGTTTGCTATGGACGTCGCCAAGCGACTCGATGACAAATCAGATAAGGACCATCGAAGGTGAGGGTGTTATCACCTGTGCAAAATGGATTTCTGAAAATCAAATCGCTCTCGGATTTCGTTATGGCGTGATTGGGATTTGGGAAATTCTTTCTAACCCGACATCAGCTAGATGTACAACGTTTATTCGAGACGTCGACTTCCAT GATTCTATAGAGGATCTACATTGGAATGAAAATGCTAAATATTTGGTCTCTTGGTCACGCTACGGAGAAATTAAG CGGAACGAGAGATGGAAACATCTTCATTTGGAATCCGTTGAAAAACGAAGGAAAGCCTCAAATTCTATCTCGCCAACATGCCACAGAATTGGTTTTGGTCGTCTTTTCATCAGACGGGCAATTTCTGACATCAGCGGACGTGAATG A